In the genome of Chitinivibrionia bacterium, the window ACTCGGAATAATTGCGGGTGATGATATTACCGTCGGAACAGGAAGCGTGATATTTAACAGCGTAAATGTTGCCAACGGAATAGGAATTACTGCAAGCGGCTGGGGAGTTGGCGGCACGCACGCAGGAAATTACACTCACCCGATAGGGCAACCTGTGTTTGCGGCGGCGAATATCACGGCAAGACCGCTCGTCGTCGGCTTTACCGCGGAAAACAAAGTTTACAACGGAAATAATACCGCCGCGATTGCTACAAGATTCATAGTTTCGGGCTTGGCGACTACCGATAATGACACCGAAGTTCTTGTGCAAGGAGGAACGGCGACCTTTAATAACGCAAATGCGGCAAACGGCAAAACCGTGAGCGCGACAGGATTTACTCTCGGCGGAACTAAAGCGGGTAATTATACTATTCAGACAATAGAAACGGCAACGGCAAATATTACACCTGCTCCTTTGACTATTACCGCCGATGACAAAACCACAACTTTCCGCTCTGCCGCGCCGACGTTTACTGCGACTATCAGCGGCTTTGTGAACAACGAAACCGAAAGCGTTTTGGGTGGAACTTTGGCGTTTACGACCGATTACGACCACACTGCTACTCCTCCAAGTCCTGTTGGTACTTACAACATAACGCCGAGTGGATTGACTTCTACAAATTATGCGATTAATTTTGTCGCGGGAACACTCACCGTCGGCGAAATGTCGCTGAATGATGCTGTTATTACAGTTTCAGGCGCGTACACGTACACGGGCGTGGCGCAAACTCCGACGTTTAGCGTTGCTATAGGCACTGTAAATTTGGTTGCGGGCACTGATTTCACCGCAGGATTTACGAATAATATAAACGCAGGAACGGCGACAATCACCATAACTGCCGCAGGAAATTTCACGGGATCGGCAACGCAAACTTTCGAAATCGATAAACGCGGACTTACACTTAGCGGCGGAACTTCGGCGGCAAAAACCTTTGACGGAAACAGAAACGCTACAATAACCGCCGTGAATTTTGTCGGCTTGCAAAATAGCGAAACCCTTACGCTCGACACGGATTTCACCGTGAGCAATGCGCTATTTGCCGACAGAAACGCAGGAACTAACAAAACCGTGAGTGCTACCGTTGCTTTGAGCAATACTGCGCGTGCAAATAATTACGAAATTTTGCCTGCGAATAATACGCTTACAATAAATACGGGCGTGATAAATCCGCTTGAAGTTGTAATTTCCGCGACGGGTACAAACAAAGAATACGACGGCACCACCACCGCAACGGTTAATTTGACGGCAACGCCGAATTTCATTTCGCCCGATGCGCCGACTTTTGCATATACGGCGACATTCGATAACGCAAATATCGGCGACGGAAAAACTATCACCGTTAGCGGAATATCGCTCACAGGCACAGGAGCGGAGAATTATAGTGTCGCAAATGTAGGCGCAAGCACAACCACGACGGCGAATATTACGCGAAGAGCGCTCTCTTGGAGCACAACAGGCAACACCGTGAACGACAAAGTTTACGACGGCGAAAATACTGCAACCGTCAATAACGCACCAACATTAAACGGCATAATTGCGGGCGATAATATCACCGTTGAAGCGGGAACAGTGGTATTTAACAGCGTAAATGTCGGCACGGGAATCGGAATTACTGCAAGCGATTGGGCAGTCGGCGGCACGCACGCAGGAAATTACACTCACCCGACAGCGCAACCCGCATTTACGGCGGCGAATATCACGCTAAGACCAATAACAATAACGCCGAACGCAGGGCAAAGTAAAGTGTTCGGACAAGCAGACCCGACATTTACCTATACTTCGAGCGAGCCCTTAATTACAGGCAATAGTTTCAGCGGTGCGCTTGCACGGGCGGCGGGTGAAAATATCGGAACTCGCGCGTTTAATATCGGAACTTTGTCGGCGGGGAATAATTACAATATTACTCTGAATACTGCAAATACTTTTGAAATAACCAAACGCGATATTGCTAACGTCGATATAGCCGCGATTGCTAATCAGGCATATACGTCTAACGCGATTGAGCCAAGTTTGACGGTCAGCGACAACGCGATTTCTCCGCTCGGAATTGCTACAAGCGATTATGACGTTTCTTTCAGCAATAACACAAACGTCGGCACGGCAACAGCGACAATCACAGCAACCCTTGGCGGAAATTACAGCGGAACAAAATCGGCGAATTTTGAAATAATTCCGCATTTGGATTTTGCAACAATTGTCGTTTCGAGCACTCATACGTATGACGGCACGGCGCAAACTCCGACGTTTACGGCAAGAATCGGCAGTTTCGATTTGGTTGAGGGAACGCATTTTACGACTTCGCTTTCCAATAACACCAACGCAGGAACAGCAACGATTACTATTACAGGCACGGGAAATTACAGCGGAACAAAAACGGAGACATTTACAATCGCCCCAAAACCGCTCGACATCAACTTTACTGCGGCAAATAAAGTTTACGACGGCAATAATTCGGCGACCATTACCGAAAGAACCATAGTTTCGGGCGGCTTGGTTGGCACATATACCGCAACCGAAATTTTTGTGCAGGGAGGAACCGCGACCTTTGCCGATGTAAACGCGGGAACAAATAATACCGTGAGCGCGACAGGATTTACTCTCGGCGGAACCAGAGCGGGCAATTATTCAATCGGAACAATAAATACGACCACGGCGACCATAAGCAAAGCGCCGCTGACAGTTAGCGCGGAAAGCAGGACAATTGTTTTCCAAGACCCCTTAACCCCCGTTTTGGAGGCGACTTTCAGCGGCTTTGTGGGCGGCGAAACCCGAGCCACGAGCGATTTGAGCGGAACTTTAACGGTTGCCACAAATCCCGTTTATACCCAAACAAGCGGCGTTGGAACACACGAGACAGTTCCGAGCGGCTTGACTTCGAATAATTACGAAATCACTTGGGTAAACGGCGCGCTTACGGTCGGCGCAAGACCGATTAACGGCGCGGGAATTGCAACAATTACCGTTTCAAGCACGCATAAGGATGACGGCACGCCGCAAATCCCTGAGTTCAGCGTTGTTGTAAACGGCACAACTTTAGTCGCAGGAACGGATTTTACCGCGGCATTTACGGATAATATAAACGCGGGAACGGCGACAATTACCATCACGGGAACAGGAAATTACAGCGGAACGGCAACGCAAACATTCGAGATTGAGCAGGGGGGGCACCCCGTAGTGGTCAGCGGCTTTGCCACAGGCGACCCAATACGCGGCTTTGACAACCTCACCGATGCGCTTAACTCAATCCAAACGGAAGGAGCGGGAACTTACACCGTAACGCTTTTTGAAGATCAGGAAATTACCGCATTAAGGACATTCAACACTCCCAATACAACTATCACTTTTGAAGGCGATGGCGGTATGCGCACAATAACGCAGAATACCGCAGTCGGAACTAATATGTTTACGATAAGCAACGCCTCCGCAACCATTTCGCTTGGAAATGATATAACTCTGCAAGGACGAACAGGAGCAACGGGCGGCATAGGACATATTATAAATATGACAAACGGCATTTTCAATATGCTGACGGGCTCAAGGATTATCGGGCATACCGCAGCGGGCGGAGGGGTAGCCGTAAATATGACAGGCGGCACTTTCAATATGGCTGCTGGCTCAAGTATCACAGGGCATAATGCTAGTACCGCTACAAGCGCCGCAGTTTATCTAAACAACGCAGGCGCAATTTTCAATATGGACGGCGGCAGCATTACAGGAAACCGTAATACAACTGCAGTCGGCACTACCAATGTCGGCGCAGGTCTAACCGTGTTTAACGGACAATTTAATATGAACGGCAGAAGCATTACGGGCAACACCCGAGGACCTAACGCAGAACATTCGGCTGATGTATATATAGGAGCCACTACCCTCGTCAACGCTAATCTTGTTCCCACATTGGGGGGTAACGCCCATATCGGCACGCTTATAATGAATGCGCAATCCGCAACAATAAACACAAGAATTGAAATCGGAAATAATTTTACGGGTAGTGTCACAGCGCTTAATCTTCGGAGTAATAATATTGGGGCTATATTATGGGAAAACAAAGTGGTGCTTCAAGGTAATGTGAATTCTACAACTATTGGAAGGTTTGGGCTTGGGGAGTTTGTTTCGTCGGGAAATATCAGAGAGACGATAAGCCCAACCGCATACACAATCGGCGCTTCGGGCGATAATTTGGGGCGTTTGATATCGACTACGCCACCTACCGTAACCGTCTTCAACGGCACAACAACCACGGGCTTTAGCAACCTCGCAAATGCGTTTGCCTCAATCGCAACGGCAGGAACTTACACCGTTACGCTTCTTGCGGATCAGACGGTTGAAACAGGAATGACGCTCGGCACTGCCGATGTCATTATCAATCTTTACGGCGCAGGTCGTACAATAACGCATAATGTTGCCGGCAATAATCTCTTTTCGATAACCAACGCCAATGCAACTCTTTCGCTTAGAAATAACATTACTCTGCAAGGACGAAGCACAACGGGTGCAGGAAGTGTTGTTGGTATATCAGGCAATTTTATTATGGAGGCGGGTTCAAGGATTATCGGGCATAACGCTACTGCCGCTGCGGTGTCTGTAGGCGGAACTTTCACTATGAACGGCGGCAGCATTACAGGAAACCGTAATACGGCAGCAGTCACCACCACCAATGCCGGCGCTGGTGTAGAAGTGATTATCGGACAATTTAATATGAACGGCGGAACTATTACGGGCAACACCAGAGGACCTGATTACAACCAAATTCCCGCCGACGTATATATAGGAGCCACTGCCGGTGCCGCCGCTAATCGTGTTCCCACATTGAACGGTAATGCCCAAATCGGCACGCTTACTCTGAATGCGCAAACCAATCTTATAAACACAAGAATTAATGTGGGACCCGGCTTTAACGGCAATGTGCAAACGCTTGATCTTCGGGGGCAAATTAATACTGTACTATCGGTAGCATCTTGGTGGGAAAGCAGAACGGTGCTTGAAGGCAATGTGGCTACCAATATTGGAAGGTTTGGCTTGGGGAGTTTGTTTCGAATAATAATGTCAGACAGGTGATTAGTCCCCAGTTTTCTATCAATGCGGGTGGGGTGTTGGAGTAGAGGGGAGGAGTTTTTTTCTCGCGTTCTTCTTTGGGCAAATATTATTTTATATTTAAAGATTTGAAATATTTGCAATATTTGGAGGTAGATTATGGAAAAATGGGAAAGGGAAATGGCTGCAATTCGCGCTGTAATGGCTGAAAGCGCAGAGAAAATGGCGGACACTATGAAAGGTTTCGCGCGTATAGAAAAGCAACAAGAGGCGAACGCAAAAGGTTTTGCTGAACTTAAGGTTTTGCAGGCGGAAAGCACCGCCAATCTTACGCGTATAGAAAATTTGCAGGAAGAGCAATGGAAGAAATTACGCAAAAGCATAAAATCTACCAATAGAAAAATCGGCGGTATAGACGACAGCAATTGTCAAGTCGCTGAGGATTATTTCTACAATTCGTTGAAAAAAACTAAGACCATAGGTAATGTTCATTTTGACCACATTATGAGAAATTTATCCAATACCCGCTATACCGACAATGGCACTCTTATGGGTGAGTATGATATAGTAATGACCAATAAAGTTGCTTCTTGCATAGTAGAAGTAAAATATAAAGTTTGCAGCAAAGATGTAAATGATTTAAAAGACAAGGTT includes:
- a CDS encoding YDG domain-containing protein → MTPNAGQSKVFGETDPTFEFTSSETLIPGNTFSGALGRVSEENIGTRAFNIGTLSAGNNYEITLNTANTFEITKRDIANVDIAAIANQAYTSNAITPTLTVSDNNALGLSIVSGDYTVSFTNNTNVGQATATITATAGGNYSGTKTANFNIIPNLDFAEISVSSTHIYNGIAQEPTFTASIGSANLVAGTDFTASFSNNINAGTATITITGTGNYSGEATETFIIAPRQINITPNTGQTKVFGEADPTFEFTPSEPLIAGNAFSGALARAAGNNVETYAFTIGNLSAGSNYELSFIAGNTFAITPRNISNATIAAIADQAYTRNAITPTLTVSDNAISPLGIVASDYDVSFSNNTNVGTATATITATGNYTGTTSANFQITPAALSWSTTGTVNNKIYDGNNEATVLTAPTLLGIIAGDDITVGTGSVIFNSVNVANGIGITASGWGVGGTHAGNYTHPIGQPVFAAANITARPLVVGFTAENKVYNGNNTAAIATRFIVSGLATTDNDTEVLVQGGTATFNNANAANGKTVSATGFTLGGTKAGNYTIQTIETATANITPAPLTITADDKTTTFRSAAPTFTATISGFVNNETESVLGGTLAFTTDYDHTATPPSPVGTYNITPSGLTSTNYAINFVAGTLTVGEMSLNDAVITVSGAYTYTGVAQTPTFSVAIGTVNLVAGTDFTAGFTNNINAGTATITITAAGNFTGSATQTFEIDKRGLTLSGGTSAAKTFDGNRNATITAVNFVGLQNSETLTLDTDFTVSNALFADRNAGTNKTVSATVALSNTARANNYEILPANNTLTINTGVINPLEVVISATGTNKEYDGTTTATVNLTATPNFISPDAPTFAYTATFDNANIGDGKTITVSGISLTGTGAENYSVANVGASTTTTANITRRALSWSTTGNTVNDKVYDGENTATVNNAPTLNGIIAGDNITVEAGTVVFNSVNVGTGIGITASDWAVGGTHAGNYTHPTAQPAFTAANITLRPITITPNAGQSKVFGQADPTFTYTSSEPLITGNSFSGALARAAGENIGTRAFNIGTLSAGNNYNITLNTANTFEITKRDIANVDIAAIANQAYTSNAIEPSLTVSDNAISPLGIATSDYDVSFSNNTNVGTATATITATLGGNYSGTKSANFEIIPHLDFATIVVSSTHTYDGTAQTPTFTARIGSFDLVEGTHFTTSLSNNTNAGTATITITGTGNYSGTKTETFTIAPKPLDINFTAANKVYDGNNSATITERTIVSGGLVGTYTATEIFVQGGTATFADVNAGTNNTVSATGFTLGGTRAGNYSIGTINTTTATISKAPLTVSAESRTIVFQDPLTPVLEATFSGFVGGETRATSDLSGTLTVATNPVYTQTSGVGTHETVPSGLTSNNYEITWVNGALTVGARPINGAGIATITVSSTHKDDGTPQIPEFSVVVNGTTLVAGTDFTAAFTDNINAGTATITITGTGNYSGTATQTFEIEQGGHPVVVSGFATGDPIRGFDNLTDALNSIQTEGAGTYTVTLFEDQEITALRTFNTPNTTITFEGDGGMRTITQNTAVGTNMFTISNASATISLGNDITLQGRTGATGGIGHIINMTNGIFNMLTGSRIIGHTAAGGGVAVNMTGGTFNMAAGSSITGHNASTATSAAVYLNNAGAIFNMDGGSITGNRNTTAVGTTNVGAGLTVFNGQFNMNGRSITGNTRGPNAEHSADVYIGATTLVNANLVPTLGGNAHIGTLIMNAQSATINTRIEIGNNFTGSVTALNLRSNNIGAILWENKVVLQGNVNSTTIGRFGLGEFVSSGNIRETISPTAYTIGASGDNLGRLISTTPPTVTVFNGTTTTGFSNLANAFASIATAGTYTVTLLADQTVETGMTLGTADVIINLYGAGRTITHNVAGNNLFSITNANATLSLRNNITLQGRSTTGAGSVVGISGNFIMEAGSRIIGHNATAAAVSVGGTFTMNGGSITGNRNTAAVTTTNAGAGVEVIIGQFNMNGGTITGNTRGPDYNQIPADVYIGATAGAAANRVPTLNGNAQIGTLTLNAQTNLINTRINVGPGFNGNVQTLDLRGQINTVLSVASWWESRTVLEGNVATNIGRFGLGSLFRIIMSDR